One window from the genome of Schistocerca piceifrons isolate TAMUIC-IGC-003096 chromosome 8, iqSchPice1.1, whole genome shotgun sequence encodes:
- the LOC124712271 gene encoding uncharacterized protein LOC124712271 — protein MSEVKQEDLQAMREWLKKQPHLPSLPDYQLIMFLHSCYYSLERAKQALDVCFTVRTHAPEVFENRAPDSADVQSAVNVIEACTLPHKDDKGNTIIFTRLKDTDPSKFNCDNIIKAALLGLEVLLKQNPTAPGYVFVFDPTGFGLQHISKVTISTIRKFMVYVQEGFPLRMKAVHVLNTNAIIDKVMMLLKPFLDKELASILFFHTPPNDEFYKVYNKEWMPSEYGGKEKTFAELTDDMRQLVLKEGSSYVAEEAKWRVDESKRQGKLKTKVDLFGADGSFKNKINKTKMSGVKKEDMEALREWLKKQPHLPSLPDDQLVLFLHSCYYSIERAKQALDVCYTVRTHAPEVFSNRDPKLPKVQAAMNVIEACKLPHKDEKGNTVILTRLKDNDPSKFDFDEIVKAALLGLEIIIRDEPTAEGYVFLFDQTGFSLQHIARISVNTIRKFFVYVQEGFPLRMKAVHVINTTSVIDKIMMLIKPFLNKELAAILYFHKADNADFYKVYNKEWMPKDYGGKEKSVAELSGEMRELVTKTGGSYVEAESKWRVDESKRQGKLKTQGDLFGAEGSFKKLSID, from the exons ATGAGTGAAGTTAAGCAAGAGGATCTGCAAGCAATGCGGGAGTGGCTGAAGAAACAGCCACACCTCCCATCTCTTCCAG ATTATCAACTGATAATGTTCTTGCACAGTTGTTATTACAGTCTGGAACGTGCGAAGCAAGCACTTGATGTTTGTTTCACAGTAAGGACACATGCACCTGAAGTTTTTGAAAACAGAGCTCCAGATTCAGCTGATGTCCAGTCAGCTGTGAATGTAAT AGAAGCTTGTACACTGCCACACAAAGATGATAAGGGAAATACTATTATTTTTACTCGTTTGAAGGATACTGATCCATCAAAATTTAACTGTGATAATATTATAAAGGCAGCTCTGTTAGGTCTTGAAGTTCTTTTGAAACAGAATCCTACAGCTCCAGGCTACGTCTTTGTGTTTGATCCAACAGGCTTTGGTCTTCAACATATTTCCAAAGTAACTATAAGCACTATCAGGAAGTTTATGGTGTATGTTCAG GAAGGTTTTCCTCTTAGAATGAAGGCTGTGCATGTGCTCAACACAAATGCTATCATTGACAAGGTCATGATGCTTCTCAAACCTTTCCTTGATAAGGAGTTGGCTAGCatt CTCTTCTTCCACACACCACCAAATGATGAATTTTACAAAGTGTATAATAAGGAATGGATGCCAAGCGAGTATGGTGGCAAGGAAAAAACTTTTGCTGAACTAACTG ATGATATGCGGCAGTTGGTTCTCAAGGAAGGGAGTAGTTACGTGGCAGAAGAGGCTAAATGGAGAGTGGATGAGAGTAAGAGACAAGGCAAGCTGAAGACGAAGGTAGACTTGTTTGGAGCTGACGGGTCCTTCAAGAA TAAAATCAATAAAACCAAGATGAGTGGAGTTAAAAAAGAGGATATGGAAGCACTTCGGGAATGGCTGAAGAAGCAGCCACACCTTCCATCTCTTCCAG ATGATCAACTGGTGCTTTTCCTGCACAGCTGTTATTACAGCATTGAACGCGCGAAGCAAGCACTTGATGTCTGCTACACAGTAAGGACACATGCACCTGAAGTTTTTTCAAACAGAGACCCAAAGTTGCCCAAGGTTCAGGCAGCTATGAATGTCAT TGAGGCCTGCAAACTGCCACACAAAGATGAGAAGGGAAACACAGTGATTTTGACACGTCTCAAGGATAATGATCCCTCAAAATTTGATTTCGATGAAATTGTAAAGGCAGCTCTGTTGGGTCTTGAAATAATAATAAGGGATGAGCCCACAGCTGAAGGTTATGTCTTCCTGTTTGACCAGACTGGGTTTTCTCTTCAACATATTGCCAGAATATCTGTGAACACAATCAGGAAATTTTTTGTATATGTTCAG GAAGGCTTTCCACTTAGAATGAAAGCTGTACATGTCATCAACACAACATCTGTCATTGACAAGATCATGATGCTTATCAAACCATTCCTTAATAAGGAACTGGCCGCAATA ctttacttccataaGGCAGATAATGCAGACTTCTACAAGGTGTATAACAAGGAGTGGATGCCAAAGGATTATGGTGGCAAAGAGAAATCTGTTGCTGAATTAAGTG GCGAAATGCGAGAGCTGGTGACTAAGACAGGAGGAAGTTATGTGGAGGCAGAGTCGAAATGGAGAGTGGACGAGAGCAAGAGGCAAGGCAAGCTGAAGACGCAGGGAGACCTCTTCGGGGCAGAGGGGTCCTTCAAGAAGCTGTCCATCGACTGA